A single genomic interval of Camelina sativa cultivar DH55 chromosome 11, Cs, whole genome shotgun sequence harbors:
- the LOC104723956 gene encoding bifunctional purple acid phosphatase 26, with product MMNHLLILSVFLSSALFYGGDAGITSSFIRSEWPAIDIPLDHYVFKVPKGYNAPQQVHITQGDYDGKAVIVSWVTPDEPGSGKVHYGTVQGKYEFTAEGTYSNYTFYKYKSGFVHHCHVSGLEYDTKYYYKIESGESSREFWFVTPPHVHPDASYKFGIIGDMGQTFNSLSTLEHYMQSGAQAVLFLGDLSYADRYQYNDVGVRWDSWGRFVERSTAYQPWLWSAGNHEVDYMPYMGEVTPFKNYLQRYTTPYLASKSSNPLWYAVRRASAHIIVLSSYSPFVKYTPQWHWLSEELKRVDREKTPWLIVLMHVPIYNTNEAHFMEGESMRAAFEKWFVEHKVDVIFAGHVHAYERSYRISNVRYNVSSGDRFPVPDKSAPVYITVGDGGNQEGLAASFREPQPDYSAFREASYGHSTLEIKNRTHAIYHWNRNDDGKKVATDEFVLHNQYWGNNIRRRKLKKHYIKSVVANRIAN from the exons ATGATGAATCATTTGCTGATACTCTCTGTGTTCTTGAGCTCAGCCTTATTTTACGGAGGAGATGCTGGAATCACTAGTAGTTTTATCCGATCCGAATGGCCCGCCATTGATATCCCACTTGACCATTATGTTTTCAAAGTACCAAAAGGGTATAATGCTCCACAACAAGTGCATATAACTCAAGGTGACTATGATGGTAAAGCTGTTATCGTCTCATGGGTGACACCTGATGAGCCTGGTTCGGGTAAAGTACATTACGGTACGGTTCAAGGGAAGTATGAGTTTACTGCTGAAGGGACATACTCAAACTACACGTTTTACAAATACAAATCTGGGTTTGTTCATCACTGCCATGTATCTGGCCTTGAG TATGATACAAAATACTATTACAAGATCGAAAGTGGTGAATCTTCTCGGGAGTTTTGGTTTGTTACACCACCACATGTACATCCAGATGCTTCCTACAAGTTTGGTATAATAG GCGATATGGGCCAAACATTCAACTCGTTATCTACACTGGAACACTATATGCAGAGTGGAGCTCAAGCTGTCTTATTTCTTGGAGATCTTTCTTATGCTGACAGATATCAGTATAACGACGTTGGTGTGAGATGGGACAGCTGGGGTCGTTTTGTGGAGCGTAGTACCGCTTATCAACCGTGGCTCTGGTCTGCAGGAAATCATGAAGTTGATTACATGCCATACATG GGGGAAGTGACACCTTTCAAGAACTACCTTCAGCGTTACACTACGCCTTACTTAGCCTCAAAAAGTAGCAATCCTCTCTGGTATGCTGTTAGGCGTGCATCAGCTCACATCATTGTCCTCTCCAGCTATTCACCATTTG TGAAGTATACCCCACAATGGCACTGGCTTAGTGAAGAGCTTAAAAGAGTTGACAGGGAGAAAACTCCTTGGCTAATTGTTCTGATGCACGTCCCAATTTACAACACTAATGAAGCACACTTCATGGAGGGTGAAAGCATGCGAGCAGCCTTTGAGAAGTGGTTTGTCGAACACAAAGTTGATGTAATCTTTGCTGGGCATGTTCATGCCTACGAGAGATCG TACCGAATATCGAATGTGCGGTATAACGTGTCAAGCGGAGATCGTTTCCCAGTTCCAGATAAATCGGCTCCAGTTTATATCACAGTTGGAGATGGAGGAAATCAAGAAGGTCTGGCGGCAAG ttttagGGAACCACAGCCGGATTATTCTGCATTTCGAGAAGCTAGCTACGGCCACTCTACTCTGGAGATAAAGAACCGAACACACGCCATATACCACTGGAACCGCAATGATGATGGGAAGAAAGTAGCAACGGATGAATTTGTGTTACACAACCAGTACTG GGGAAATAATATTCGACGGAGAAAGCTTAAGAAGCACTATATCAAGAGTGTTGTGGCTAACAGGATTGCCAATTGA